The region GCATTGAATTTTTAGAAACTCAGAACAAGGCCTTGGTGAATAATATTGCTGAAAACATGCAACAGGATATCCGATCCGAGTTGAAAAATCCTAATATGGCGTATGACACGCCTCCTGACAGGATTCTTATAAATGGCAAAGGACCTTATGGAGATCCGCATTTGAAAACCCATGAATCATTCAATGTTACAAAAGGTAATTATTGATAAAACAGTAACACCCTATCAAAGATTATTCAATAATTTCAATCTAGTTCATTTTTTTATGAGCATTGATCTTGTTGATTTTGTCAATGTGTACAGGTAAAACATATTTACTAAGATTATCCAACGTTGGGACAGTATGGAGCCTCAACTTTAGGATTCAAAATCATCAGATGGTGCTGGTTGAAACCGAAGGATCATACACAAATCAAATAACGCTGGATTCACTTGATGTGCATGTCGGGCAGTCTTACTCTGTTCTCGTCACAGCAGATGAAGATACTGCAGATTATTACATAGTGGCAACTCCAAAAATGGTGGATGTCACTGATCATAGTTCTCTTGAAGCCATTGCTGTGCTACATTATGAGAACTCCACTACAAATCCTACTGGTCCTATACCAAGGGGGCCTGACCCGTTTGATATGGGCATTTCACTGAATCAAGCAAAATCCATCAGGTAAATCATGTATAATAAGAATTCATTATATGTAACAATGATCTACTGTTTGAAGTAGGCTAATGTCGTGTACAATTTACCCTCTCGTGCTTTTCTGATGTGATACACTGAGTATGTTTCATTTGGTTTACTATAAAATTGTGTTATGTTTTAAGTTGGCAGTTGGCTAATAGTTTTAATTCACAGGTGGAACCTGACAACAGGAGCATCAAGACCAAACCCACAGGGAACGTTTAATGTTACAAATGTGACATTATCACAAACTTTTATTATAAATGCAAACATTGCTGAGATCAATGGAGATCCTCGTTACACTGTGAATAATGTTTCGTATATAATCCCGAGCACCCCACTAAAACTCGCTGATTATGTCAACAATGGTACTGGTGTTTATGAACTTGACAAATTTCCAATCTACGCGGATAATCCAAGTGCAGTAAATGGAACTTTTGTTCAAACGGGCAACCACAAAGGATGGGTAGAAATTGTGATCACGAATGAGCTACAAGTTTTGGATTCTTGGCATTTAGATGGATTTGGATTCTATGTTGTAGGGTAAGTGGAATGACCTGATCAGTTTCTGTAATGCTTGTCATTTTTTAGGAGTTAAGTCGGATAGGCAAGACAAAAATATAAACTGCAATTTAAACTAAAACTGAAGTATACGACGCAGCAATACAgaatttattagataaatatatGAACTTTCAATTGCATTTCATGTCTCTCACTTTGATAATTACTTAGGTTTGGTAATGGGAAGTGGAACCCTGGACTACGTTCAACTTACAATCTCTATGATCCTGTTGTCCGCTCTACTGTTCAGGTAACCTCTCTCATTCTCTCATTATGTAAAATGCAAACTTTAGATCATATCTAGCTTATGCATAATGCAATTATAATCATTCTATTGTATACAGACATCTCATATATAGACTGTTAATCTAAAAGATAAGCGACTGAGATCTTTAAATACATCAGTATCTCGCCATTTACAATAAGCTACAAATAACATTTCCAGAATGTTGGTA is a window of Apium graveolens cultivar Ventura chromosome 11, ASM990537v1, whole genome shotgun sequence DNA encoding:
- the LOC141696773 gene encoding monocopper oxidase-like protein SKU5, whose protein sequence is MGLVYWASFVCHILVVLTVSHGEDVFEEWHVEINNTIKPLTKDQPVITVNGLFPGPLLNVTTNDDVHVNVFNDMDEPLLMTWNGIQQRLNSWQDGVSGTNCQIQPKTNWTYVFQVKDQIGTFSYFPSTGFHKAGGGYGPIRVNNRIVIDVPFSTPEAQFDLLIGDWYQRSFKDIRSELKNPNMAYDTPPDRILINGKGPYGDPHLKTHESFNVTKGKTYLLRLSNVGTVWSLNFRIQNHQMVLVETEGSYTNQITLDSLDVHVGQSYSVLVTADEDTADYYIVATPKMVDVTDHSSLEAIAVLHYENSTTNPTGPIPRGPDPFDMGISLNQAKSIRWNLTTGASRPNPQGTFNVTNVTLSQTFIINANIAEINGDPRYTVNNVSYIIPSTPLKLADYVNNGTGVYELDKFPIYADNPSAVNGTFVQTGNHKGWVEIVITNELQVLDSWHLDGFGFYVVGFGNGKWNPGLRSTYNLYDPVVRSTVQVYPGGWSAVYAYLDNPGMWNLRSQKLKNWYLGQELYVRVYDADPNPIKEKSPPQNLLYCGKIDPPPPPPPSPLLPPTPPSSPQPPQPVPVPPPGSPSGGAAASHITWFHILLLCTLLVL